The genomic DNA GATCGGTCCCGGTCCAGACCACGTCGACGACTTGCTTGAGGATGGCGACCGAATCGTCGACAGGTTCCTGCGGGATCACCGCAGGTTGAGGCGGTTCGGGCAATTGTCCGCCCGCGGCGTTGGCGACCGCGGGGGCCGAATGTCGTCCCTGCCACAGCCCGGTCGACAGACCAGCGCCAAACGCGATCACGATGCTGGCAGCCAAGGCACCCGCGACGATAGGAGCCCAGCGGCGGATCACGCTTCGTTCGGCGAGCTTCCCCGAACGATTGAGCACCCGGTTAAGGAAGTCGAACTTCTGCGATTCGGCTTCCAGTCGTTGATCCAATCGCTCCGCAAACCGCTCCGCCGATCGATCATCACCGGCGATCATCGCCAGCGCTTCGGCCATCTGCACCTCTTCGCGGTAGCGTTGCCGCAGCGATTCGTCGTCGGCGATCATCTTTCCCAAGCGATCGAGATCCTCGTCGCCGATCGCATCATCCAAAAACTGGCTCAGCAGTTCATCAAAGGTTGGTTCGTTCATCCGCCCGCCTGCTGGAATCGAGTTTCTACGCATTGCCGCAACAGTCCCCGAAATCGCGACAGCGCTTGTCGCACCGCTGCGGGAGTCATGTCGGTTTGGTCGGCCAACTGGGATGCGTTTTGCCCTTGCTGATACCGGCCGTCGACCAACGCTCGGCCATGTTGAGGCAGCTTTTCCAAGCAGACCTTCAACGCCGCAAACCACTCCTCGGTCCAAGCGTCCGAATCGGGCTCGTCGGCCAATCCCAGCATCACGTCGGTTAGCGAGGTGTTGACCACTCGGCGACGGCGCGTCGATTTCCGAGCTTCGTTGCGGACCAAATTTCGGGCGATCGAACGCAGCCAGGGACCTGCCTGATCGATATCTTCGAGCATCTCCAGCCGTTCATACGCGATCACAAAGGCATCTTGAGCCAGATCGTCGACCGCATCGGGAGCGGCACCCAACATCCGGATAAACGTCCGAATGCGGCCTTGGTGCTCTAAGACAATCTTTGTGAAGTCACCGCGTTGCATCGTTCCCTTTCGTTGCTTGCCATTACCATGTCGCGACGCCACCTAGTGTGACAGCATTTTTTTGAAAATGCACATTGCAGCCATAATTCGCCGCTCGCATTGCGGCGTCAAAACAAACACCACGGAAAGCCAGGCCTCGACGCTAAGATGTTTGGCGGCAACGGATTGCTTCACTCGTCCGGTGCCACAGGAGGGGTCGGGACGCGATTAAATTGACCGATCCCCGACGACGGACCGCCATTCGGTGGGGTGGCCACAATTCCACTGCCCCCCTCTCTGGCGGCAAATACTACGCCGGACCTTAGGAAGGCAAAACTGGCGGCAAGATCGATGGCGATCGGTTTAGCGCATCGAAGTTCACGGCGTCACTTTCGCGAAAAAGTGTTGACCAGGAGAGAGGGAGGCTCTGTCGCACTTCGATTGGAAGTGTCGAGTCACGATTCCAATGCGGAGCGTGAAAAAAAATAATTTTTTAGGTGGTTGCGGATACGCACAAAGCGAAAGTTGGGTGGGCGTTCTTACTCAACTCGCTTGGGGGGACATGGCCAGTGATTTGATCGTTAGATGAGCGGTGTTGATCGGTTCACGCGTTGGGGTTGCGTGTCGTGAATTTGAGAAGGCGGTTGGAGTCGTTGCGCAGTGTTACCGTATGA from Rosistilla carotiformis includes the following:
- a CDS encoding sigma-70 family RNA polymerase sigma factor, which produces MQRGDFTKIVLEHQGRIRTFIRMLGAAPDAVDDLAQDAFVIAYERLEMLEDIDQAGPWLRSIARNLVRNEARKSTRRRRVVNTSLTDVMLGLADEPDSDAWTEEWFAALKVCLEKLPQHGRALVDGRYQQGQNASQLADQTDMTPAAVRQALSRFRGLLRQCVETRFQQAGG